One Acidimicrobiia bacterium genomic window, CGCCGATGACGGCATCATTGGTCCGTTGACCGATGCCGCCATCGTGGCGTACCAGACCGCCAGAGGGCTCGAGGCGGACGGCGAGCTCGGGCCGAAAACGGACGCTGCGTTGAGCGAGGACGCCGCCGCCAACAAAATAGTGTGCGTGGCGGCTCCTACGCCCACCACCGCTCCTACAACCAGCACTGTTCCCCCCGCGAATTTCGCGCCTTGCACCGGCACCGCGCTCGTCAAGGAGCTCCCCGATCCCGAGGCCAAGGTCGTCAAATACGGCTGTGTGGAGGAAAACGGCCGTTGGGCCGGGGTCAAATACGTGGATGCCGACACCGGAGGTGCGATCTTGAAAGCCGCCAGCGGCGTATGGGTGATTCAGGACACGGAAGCGCTCTGTGCCGCGGCCAGTCCGGAGGTGCCTGAGGAGATCAAGGAGATCGGTTGCATTACCAAGCCCTGACCGCAGCCAGCTAAGCGACGAAGCACGGCGGGGCCACGGCCGTGGTCGCTCGCCTCCGGGGACACAAGCGGGGGCAACGGGATGAGGTTCCCGTTGCCCCGCCCCCAGCGAAAGTCACCCCCCTATGACCAGCGAACTCCCGACCCGACTCATCTCCGACATGCGCGGTGTTCGTTACGGCGAGGTGTTGGCCGTGTATCAACGCGGTACCGGGTTCGAAGCCGAAGTGTTCGGCACCCAGATGTTGAACGACTGCCCTCAGGAGCTGTGGGAGACACTCGACGCGTCGGCTATCGCGGCGGAGATGGGGGCGCTCGTCGTGAAACTCAACGGACCTCGCTACTGGATGCTCGACGGACTCGGCCAGAAAGTGGCCCCCGTGGATCCGATCATGCGGGACTTCAACGGCATCATGATGCGGCGAATCGCCACCGTGGATCTTGGCGAAAACCCCACCCAGCAGCCCTACCTCGAACGCTACGTGAACCGGGGCGCGGTGTTCTTCTTCGACGCCGGCGCACCGATTTACGAACTGGTCAATCCCGATGGCTTGGCTTACGTGTTGCAGGCCTACTGCGTGGGTGTCGACCCCAGCCTCTCCGAGACGAGCCTGAGCGCACTCGGTGATCGCCTGGCCCTCCCGCCAGGGTGGTCGTTCCGGGCCCGCATTCTTGAGCACGAGATGATCATCGATACCACCACGACCATTGCCACGGTGCTGCAGGACGAACTGGAAAATAGTTACACCCTGCCCGGGTAGATCAGCGGCGAACCCTCGGGTGGCTGGATTGCCAAGAAATGAAGGTGGCAGTTATCCTGCCAATAGATTCCGATGGTCTCGGCACCGTCGGTCCGCTTAGTGGCCACGAGGAGCTCCCCATCACGATTGAAGTAGCGCGACACGATTTGGCCCACGTTCGGGTGGTGTCCTCCGACGGGCCGACCCTCGAGAACGGCCAGACCCGAATCCGGGTGGAGGCCTTTGCCCTTTCCACCAACAACATCACCTACGCCGTCTTCGGCGACGCGATGCGTTACTGGGATTTCTTCCCGGTGGATGCCGAGGCGGCCGGATTATGGGGGCGCGTGCCGGTATGGGGATTCGGAGAGGTGGTGGAGAGCCGATCGCCGCTTCTCGAAACCGGGGAGCGGCTGTACGGCTACTACCCGATGGGGGCGGAACTGGTGATCACCGCCGGTCGATCCGATACCGCCGGTGTGTCTGACGTGGCGCCCCATCGGGCCGAGATGGCTGGCGCCTACAGCCGGTACGTGCGCTGCGCGGCCGATCCGCTCTACCGCGCTGATCGCGAACGCCACCACATGTTGCTCTACCCACTGTTCTTCACGGCGTTTCTCATCGACGACTTCCTGCTCGACAACGACGGCTTCGGGGCCGATCAAATCGTGGTCTCGAGCGCGTCGAGCAAGACGGCCATCGGGGTGGCTCACTTGGCGAATCAGCGAGGCGCTCGGGTAGTGGGATTGACCTCGGCCGCCAACCGGGTCTTCACCGAGAGCC contains:
- a CDS encoding peptidoglycan-binding protein → MNISPLRAAGAAAIALALLAGSACSNDDSSSDTTEATTTTTTADGDDRYEAIIFDKMIQGQLATVGCFTGADDGIIGPLTDAAIVAYQTARGLEADGELGPKTDAALSEDAAANKIVCVAAPTPTTAPTTSTVPPANFAPCTGTALVKELPDPEAKVVKYGCVEENGRWAGVKYVDADTGGAILKAASGVWVIQDTEALCAAASPEVPEEIKEIGCITKP
- a CDS encoding DUF2855 family protein, whose protein sequence is MKVAVILPIDSDGLGTVGPLSGHEELPITIEVARHDLAHVRVVSSDGPTLENGQTRIRVEAFALSTNNITYAVFGDAMRYWDFFPVDAEAAGLWGRVPVWGFGEVVESRSPLLETGERLYGYYPMGAELVITAGRSDTAGVSDVAPHRAEMAGAYSRYVRCAADPLYRADRERHHMLLYPLFFTAFLIDDFLLDNDGFGADQIVVSSASSKTAIGVAHLANQRGARVVGLTSAANRVFTESLAVYDVVHTYDELSDVEIRPSVYVDITGNRDVLHAVHTRLEGVLGHSMAVGGTHWDHEAAASLDVPEPSPAFFFAPLQISKRRQDWGAGELDRRLGAAWDQYVTWTNEWIEFHDAHGDEAVIAVYQELLAGHSDPRAGFICALPANLG